In Fibrobacter sp. UWB2, one DNA window encodes the following:
- a CDS encoding fibrobacter succinogenes major paralogous domain-containing protein: MLDSRDGQTYKTVAIGTQTWMAQNLNFETANSYCYDDDPFNCIKYGRYYTWAAAMDSVGMWTANGKDCGYGKTCSPTLPVRGVCPEGWHLPTFGEWNVLFSAVGGQPTAGKMLKSTSGWNCSDNGRHVRISGNGTDDYSFSALPVGLDIVGCYAYFWSSDEGGSGHAYDVDLCYGNDYAEQGLSYKFYRIPVRCVKD; encoded by the coding sequence TTGCTAGACTCCCGTGACGGTCAGACCTATAAGACTGTTGCCATCGGTACTCAAACGTGGATGGCTCAAAACTTGAATTTCGAAACGGCAAACAGCTATTGCTATGACGATGATCCTTTTAACTGTATTAAGTATGGTCGCTACTACACATGGGCTGCCGCGATGGATAGTGTAGGAATGTGGACCGCGAACGGTAAGGATTGCGGTTATGGTAAGACTTGCTCGCCGACCTTGCCTGTGCGCGGCGTGTGTCCCGAGGGCTGGCACCTGCCAACGTTTGGGGAATGGAATGTACTTTTCTCAGCGGTTGGCGGTCAACCTACAGCGGGTAAGATGCTTAAATCTACAAGCGGTTGGAACTGTAGTGATAACGGTAGACACGTTAGAATAAGCGGCAACGGAACGGATGATTACTCGTTCTCCGCGTTACCTGTTGGCCTCGATATCGTGGGCTGCTACGCGTACTTCTGGAGTTCTGATGAGGGCGGTAGCGGCCATGCGTACGACGTGGATTTGTGCTACGGCAACGACTATGCGGAACAGGGCCTTTCCTACAAGTTCTACAGGATTCCAGTTCGTTGCGTAAAAGACTAG
- a CDS encoding GNAT family N-acetyltransferase: MNDFILNQSFAFQKYKIAVNYACVDVEDASKIYAYCSLAYDKVAMGDFKEKTRFNRFRRERGFANAKRLKSYPAVKLCRFGVDISFKKKQIGTTIIDYIKSMFALDNKVGCRFLTVDAYLNAVSFT, encoded by the coding sequence TTGAATGATTTCATTCTCAATCAATCTTTTGCATTTCAAAAGTACAAAATTGCTGTAAATTACGCTTGTGTTGATGTTGAAGACGCAAGCAAAATTTACGCCTATTGCAGCTTAGCCTATGATAAAGTCGCCATGGGTGATTTCAAGGAGAAAACGAGGTTTAATCGTTTTCGTCGAGAACGTGGATTCGCGAATGCAAAGCGTCTGAAAAGCTACCCGGCGGTAAAGTTGTGTAGGTTTGGGGTTGATATTTCCTTCAAAAAGAAGCAAATCGGGACCACAATTATCGATTATATCAAGTCGATGTTTGCTTTAGATAATAAAGTGGGTTGTCGTTTTTTGACGGTTGATGCGTATTTGAATGCAGTTTCTTTTACGTGA
- the sufB gene encoding Fe-S cluster assembly protein SufB, whose product MSENYKYGFVTDIENEAFEKGLNEDIIRRASALRGEPQFMLDFRLRAYEKLKTMEQPNWGELHFNPVDLQDIVYYSAPKTKKSHEKIEDVDPELLATFEKLGIPLDEQKRLANVAVDAVFDSVSIYTSHKKKLMEMGIIFCSISDAIKEYPELIEEYLGSVVPAGDNYFAALNSAVFGDGSFVYIPPGVKCPMDLSTYFRINNKEAGQFERTLIIADDDASVSYLEGCTAPEFSSKQLHSAIVELVAKENAKIKYSTVQNWYAGDRETGAGGVYNFVTKRGKCAGKNSRISWTQVETGSAITWKYPSCILQGDNSVGEFYSVALTNGHMQADTGTKMIHIGKNTKSTIISKGISADCSSNAYRGEVSIRKSATGARNYTQCDSMLVGTKSAAHTFPYITVANASAQTEHEATTSRISEDQLFYFESRGIKREDAIQAMVGGFCKDVFKELPGEFATEARQLLTLKLEHSVG is encoded by the coding sequence ATGAGCGAAAATTACAAATACGGATTTGTCACTGATATTGAAAACGAAGCCTTCGAAAAAGGTCTTAACGAGGATATCATCCGCAGGGCGTCAGCACTCCGTGGCGAACCACAGTTCATGCTCGATTTCCGCTTGAGAGCCTACGAAAAGCTCAAGACGATGGAACAGCCCAACTGGGGCGAGCTCCACTTCAATCCTGTTGATTTGCAGGACATCGTTTACTATTCCGCACCGAAGACCAAGAAGAGCCACGAAAAGATCGAAGACGTGGACCCAGAACTCTTGGCAACTTTTGAAAAGCTCGGCATCCCGCTCGACGAACAGAAGCGTCTCGCAAACGTAGCCGTCGATGCCGTGTTCGATTCCGTCAGCATTTACACAAGCCACAAGAAGAAGCTTATGGAAATGGGCATCATCTTCTGCTCCATCAGCGACGCCATCAAGGAATACCCGGAACTCATCGAGGAATATCTAGGTAGCGTGGTCCCCGCTGGCGACAACTACTTTGCAGCTCTCAACAGCGCAGTCTTTGGCGACGGAAGCTTCGTCTATATCCCGCCTGGAGTCAAGTGCCCAATGGACCTTTCCACCTACTTCCGCATCAACAACAAGGAAGCAGGCCAGTTCGAACGTACATTGATCATTGCTGACGACGACGCAAGCGTGAGCTACCTCGAAGGCTGCACCGCTCCGGAATTTTCGAGCAAGCAGCTCCACAGCGCCATCGTGGAACTCGTAGCCAAGGAAAACGCCAAAATCAAGTATTCTACCGTGCAGAACTGGTACGCTGGCGACCGCGAAACGGGCGCAGGCGGCGTGTACAACTTCGTCACCAAGCGCGGCAAGTGCGCCGGCAAGAACAGCCGTATCAGCTGGACGCAGGTCGAAACGGGTTCTGCCATCACGTGGAAGTACCCGAGCTGCATCTTGCAGGGCGACAATTCCGTCGGTGAATTCTACAGCGTGGCCCTCACGAACGGCCACATGCAGGCAGACACCGGCACGAAGATGATCCACATCGGCAAGAACACCAAGAGCACGATTATATCCAAGGGCATCAGCGCCGATTGCTCCAGCAACGCCTACCGTGGCGAAGTGAGCATCCGCAAGTCCGCTACAGGCGCCCGCAACTACACCCAGTGCGATAGCATGCTCGTCGGCACCAAGAGTGCCGCCCACACGTTCCCCTACATCACCGTCGCAAACGCAAGCGCCCAGACCGAGCACGAAGCTACGACCAGCCGCATCAGCGAAGACCAGCTGTTCTACTTCGAAAGCCGCGGCATCAAGCGCGAAGACGCCATCCAGGCTATGGTCGGCGGTTTCTGCAAAGACGTTTTCAAGGAACTCCCGGGCGAATTTGCCACCGAAGCACGCCAGCTCCTCACCCTCAAGCTCGAGCACAGCGTCGGTTAA
- the nuoB gene encoding NADH-quinone oxidoreductase subunit NuoB, protein MGIINLAPKILDPIPGGKYVVNAIDYVVNWARANSIWPLTYGTSCCAIEMMSSSMARYDIARFGSEVFRSSPRQADLFILAGTITRRMAPAIQMLWEQIPGPKYVIAMGACTISGGPFIYDNYSVVRGAQNLIPVDVFVPGCPPRPEALFHGLLTLREKILKETCRNPWHEGEPKDVSTMDRYREAAKTWAALEEMKDEQMAEARAKFKEENPDYKSAFKPIRVKKPDFPEVERVPAKRFGMTQLELFTKLRAKFPNVTVHTRGEDTPEDVVAKMPADCPLEVMLEKEDYLNVVEFVKNDPEFKMDYLIDVTAIDYDDHFDMVTMLRSLEIGHKIFLCVQLKKDFSIDEEKRPTSLLASVPTISHLYPGAEIKEREVYDMFGIKFENHPDLRRIFLDKDFVGYPLRKDFTHPEMIRRPI, encoded by the coding sequence ATGGGAATAATCAATTTAGCTCCAAAGATTTTGGACCCGATTCCCGGTGGAAAGTACGTTGTAAACGCCATCGACTATGTTGTGAACTGGGCCCGTGCAAACTCCATTTGGCCTCTGACATACGGTACTAGCTGCTGCGCCATCGAAATGATGTCGAGTTCTATGGCCCGTTATGACATTGCCCGTTTTGGCTCTGAAGTGTTCCGCTCGTCCCCCAGGCAGGCGGACTTGTTTATTTTGGCAGGTACAATTACCCGCCGCATGGCACCCGCCATCCAGATGCTTTGGGAACAAATTCCCGGTCCGAAATACGTCATCGCCATGGGCGCCTGCACGATTAGCGGTGGCCCGTTCATCTACGACAACTATTCTGTTGTTCGTGGCGCACAGAACTTGATTCCGGTCGATGTGTTCGTTCCCGGCTGCCCGCCGCGCCCCGAAGCACTGTTCCACGGACTTTTGACGCTCCGCGAAAAGATTCTCAAGGAAACTTGCCGTAACCCCTGGCACGAAGGTGAACCGAAAGACGTTTCGACGATGGACCGCTATCGCGAAGCCGCAAAAACCTGGGCCGCTCTCGAAGAAATGAAAGACGAACAGATGGCCGAAGCACGCGCGAAGTTCAAGGAAGAAAATCCGGACTACAAGAGTGCATTCAAGCCGATTCGCGTCAAGAAGCCGGATTTCCCGGAAGTGGAACGCGTACCCGCCAAGCGCTTTGGCATGACGCAGCTCGAGCTTTTCACAAAGCTCCGCGCCAAGTTCCCGAACGTGACCGTGCATACGCGCGGTGAAGACACTCCTGAAGATGTTGTCGCGAAGATGCCTGCGGATTGCCCGCTCGAAGTCATGCTCGAAAAGGAAGACTACCTGAACGTCGTTGAATTTGTCAAGAACGATCCTGAATTCAAGATGGATTACCTAATTGACGTGACCGCGATTGACTACGACGACCACTTCGACATGGTGACAATGCTCAGAAGCCTTGAAATTGGCCACAAGATTTTCCTTTGCGTGCAGCTCAAGAAAGACTTCTCGATTGACGAAGAAAAACGCCCAACATCGCTCCTCGCTAGCGTCCCAACAATCTCGCACCTCTACCCCGGTGCAGAAATCAAGGAACGCGAAGTTTACGACATGTTCGGCATCAAGTTTGAAAACCACCCCGACCTTCGCCGCATCTTCTTGGACAAGGACTTCGTGGGTTACCCGCTCCGTAAAGACTTTACTCACCCGGAAATGATTAGGAGGCCTATATGA
- a CDS encoding bifunctional (p)ppGpp synthetase/guanosine-3',5'-bis(diphosphate) 3'-pyrophosphohydrolase: MDQAKFTTNQEHIVSVLLKKNPKLDEGILRKAIAFIADAHDGQYRKSGMPYTEHPYEVAKILADLKQDQATVLAGLLHDVVEDTPHTLSEISELFGEDTAFMVDAVTKITAVQEASKTAQKASTYRKLITAMAKDPRVIMIKIADRIHNMRTMRYMKPEKRKIIAQETLDIYVPLTHRFGLYKLKTELEDLSFKYVNPDEYQKLVDALIENKEKRENYVQSVIGPLQIKMALEDFDCTIQGRTKNIYSIYNKMIARGCGFEDIFDIFAIRIIVETIPECYLALGYVHNLWTPLQSRFKDYIATPKPNLYQSIHTTVIGPENKMVEVQIRTKDMDLTAEKGFAAHWAYKMETQHEGEELAWLDHMVKLQSEISDSKEYLDFLKVDLKPEGMTVFTPKGASVELPEGAIVLDFAFAVHTELGLHCIGARINDKVVSLDEPVPHGATIQILKSPNQEPSPEWLEMVKTIKAKQELRKWMKTSIIIQSRSLGKEIWTRELRLLKIEKDKRPKEEDILKNFGMTSLNEFFEKIGQGELPLQDIHRFLNGGNDISKEAAAIRFYPKFGKDMDNTLTDEMPLMIGHETSLLIHFASCCGPVPGDKIVGVMRPQIGIEVHKSDCPCLKDLPTDQRLPVDWSADVSKPFTTHLTIETDNRRNLPLSILMVLKDENLSLDRMSIASAQYTGRIRMEFKAFRKDQVDAIVTKIRQVEGVRGVEKA; the protein is encoded by the coding sequence ATGGATCAGGCTAAATTTACAACGAACCAAGAGCACATTGTAAGTGTGCTCCTTAAGAAGAATCCCAAACTTGACGAAGGGATTCTCAGAAAAGCTATAGCCTTTATTGCCGATGCCCACGATGGTCAATACCGCAAGAGCGGCATGCCCTACACAGAACACCCTTACGAAGTGGCCAAGATTCTTGCAGACCTCAAGCAAGACCAGGCAACGGTACTCGCAGGCTTATTGCACGACGTGGTGGAAGACACCCCGCATACCCTCAGTGAAATCTCTGAACTTTTTGGCGAAGACACGGCGTTCATGGTCGATGCGGTGACAAAGATTACCGCCGTCCAGGAAGCAAGCAAGACGGCGCAAAAGGCAAGTACCTACCGTAAGCTCATTACGGCCATGGCCAAAGACCCGCGCGTCATCATGATTAAAATCGCAGACCGCATCCATAACATGCGCACCATGCGATACATGAAGCCCGAAAAGCGTAAGATTATCGCCCAGGAAACTCTTGACATTTACGTACCGCTCACCCATAGATTCGGTCTATACAAACTGAAAACCGAACTCGAAGACTTGAGCTTCAAGTACGTAAACCCGGACGAATACCAAAAGCTCGTCGACGCCCTTATCGAAAATAAGGAAAAGCGCGAAAACTACGTGCAATCCGTGATTGGCCCGCTCCAGATCAAGATGGCCCTCGAAGACTTCGACTGCACCATCCAGGGGCGCACCAAGAACATATACAGCATCTATAACAAGATGATTGCCCGCGGTTGCGGATTCGAAGACATCTTCGACATTTTCGCCATCCGCATTATCGTCGAAACGATTCCGGAATGCTACCTCGCTCTGGGTTACGTGCACAACCTCTGGACACCGCTTCAAAGCCGCTTCAAGGACTACATCGCGACCCCGAAGCCAAACCTTTACCAAAGTATCCATACAACCGTCATCGGTCCCGAAAACAAGATGGTCGAAGTCCAGATCCGCACAAAGGACATGGACCTCACTGCCGAAAAGGGATTTGCCGCCCACTGGGCCTACAAGATGGAAACGCAGCACGAAGGCGAAGAACTCGCCTGGCTCGACCACATGGTCAAGCTGCAATCCGAAATCTCGGACTCCAAGGAATACCTCGACTTCTTGAAGGTGGACTTGAAGCCCGAAGGCATGACGGTGTTCACCCCGAAGGGAGCATCCGTTGAACTCCCCGAAGGCGCCATCGTTTTGGACTTTGCATTTGCAGTACACACGGAGCTTGGCCTGCACTGCATCGGCGCACGCATTAACGACAAGGTTGTGAGTCTCGATGAACCGGTACCGCACGGTGCCACCATCCAGATTTTAAAGAGCCCGAACCAGGAACCGAGCCCGGAATGGCTTGAAATGGTCAAGACCATCAAGGCAAAGCAGGAACTCCGCAAGTGGATGAAGACAAGCATCATCATCCAGTCCCGCAGCCTCGGTAAAGAAATCTGGACTCGCGAACTGCGCCTCCTGAAAATTGAAAAGGACAAACGCCCGAAGGAAGAGGACATCCTCAAGAACTTCGGCATGACAAGCCTCAACGAATTTTTTGAAAAGATCGGTCAGGGCGAACTGCCGCTCCAGGACATCCACCGCTTCTTGAACGGCGGAAACGATATATCCAAGGAAGCTGCCGCCATCCGCTTCTACCCGAAATTCGGCAAGGACATGGACAACACGCTCACCGACGAAATGCCGTTGATGATTGGTCACGAAACCAGTCTCCTCATCCATTTCGCAAGCTGCTGCGGCCCTGTCCCGGGCGATAAGATTGTCGGCGTGATGCGCCCGCAAATCGGTATCGAAGTTCACAAGAGCGACTGCCCTTGCCTCAAGGACTTGCCGACCGACCAGCGCCTCCCTGTCGACTGGAGCGCCGACGTTTCGAAGCCATTTACCACGCACCTCACAATTGAAACAGACAACCGCAGGAACTTGCCGTTAAGCATCCTGATGGTTCTGAAAGACGAGAACTTGTCGCTGGATAGAATGAGTATCGCCAGTGCCCAGTACACGGGACGCATCCGTATGGAATTCAAGGCGTTCCGCAAGGACCAGGTCGATGCCATTGTGACCAAGATAAGACAAGTCGAGGGCGTCAGAGGGGTTGAAAAAGCATGA
- a CDS encoding NADH-quinone oxidoreductase subunit A, whose translation MSEYIILSIFLFLGAFIAAAATVTGLLLGYRTKNTKNKMAPYECGMETIGNARIQFKVGYYLFALLFLVFDIEALFLFPVMMNFKEIMAGHTALPPSVVVIDLIIFIAILVSGLAYAWKKGILKWE comes from the coding sequence ATGTCTGAATACATCATACTTTCAATATTCCTTTTTCTGGGCGCGTTTATCGCGGCGGCGGCAACCGTCACAGGCCTATTGCTAGGCTACCGCACCAAGAATACAAAGAACAAGATGGCTCCGTACGAATGCGGTATGGAAACCATCGGCAACGCAAGAATTCAGTTCAAGGTGGGCTACTACTTGTTCGCCTTGCTCTTCCTCGTGTTTGATATCGAAGCGCTGTTTCTCTTCCCCGTCATGATGAACTTCAAGGAAATCATGGCTGGCCACACGGCGCTCCCGCCATCAGTCGTCGTTATCGACCTTATCATCTTCATTGCGATTCTCGTTTCGGGCCTTGCTTACGCCTGGAAAAAAGGAATTCTCAAATGGGAATAA
- a CDS encoding Hsp33 family molecular chaperone HslO, whose product MNFKDRIIRATGKKTPFRLIVVDLTETMNEIGRHHNAKGFALKLLAENSIASIFLSAGLKFAGTVSYTTTFGGEITKIQTDSTPMGLVRAMIPQAELQAIGANEPALVPQHVQVVKLNEQGKRVHESIIEAPSVSVGQNLATYLLQSEQIRSAVGIEAQYNAQDPSFLDYAAGFYIEAFPDLEDKDINLIEVIVQNLPKFCDMYKADKGFDLDELLDQLRGPYDIEVVREIDPKPFCPCSKDRMLATLATLPLKDLQELSSENKDLNVVCDFCRTNYTITPADMQEIIAERNK is encoded by the coding sequence ATGAATTTCAAAGATAGAATCATCCGCGCGACGGGCAAAAAAACGCCCTTCCGCCTTATCGTGGTCGATTTGACAGAGACCATGAACGAAATCGGCCGTCACCACAACGCCAAGGGTTTTGCCCTCAAGTTGCTTGCCGAAAACTCCATTGCAAGCATTTTCCTGAGCGCAGGCCTTAAATTCGCAGGTACAGTTTCCTATACCACTACTTTTGGTGGCGAAATTACGAAAATTCAAACAGACTCGACCCCGATGGGTCTTGTCCGCGCCATGATTCCGCAGGCTGAACTCCAGGCAATCGGAGCAAACGAACCCGCCCTCGTGCCTCAGCACGTGCAAGTCGTAAAGTTGAACGAACAGGGCAAGCGCGTTCACGAAAGTATTATCGAAGCTCCGTCCGTTTCCGTGGGTCAGAACCTCGCTACATACCTTTTGCAGTCCGAACAGATTCGCTCCGCCGTTGGAATCGAAGCACAGTACAACGCACAGGACCCGAGCTTTCTCGATTACGCCGCAGGCTTTTACATCGAAGCATTCCCGGACCTCGAGGACAAGGACATCAACCTAATCGAAGTCATCGTGCAGAATCTCCCGAAGTTCTGTGACATGTACAAGGCAGACAAGGGTTTCGACCTTGATGAACTTCTGGACCAGCTCCGCGGCCCGTACGACATCGAAGTGGTGCGTGAAATCGACCCGAAGCCGTTCTGCCCGTGCAGCAAGGACCGCATGCTCGCAACGCTTGCAACGCTCCCGCTCAAGGATTTGCAAGAACTCAGCAGCGAAAACAAGGACTTGAACGTTGTCTGCGACTTCTGCCGCACGAACTACACGATTACACCTGCCGACATGCAAGAAATTATTGCAGAGAGGAACAAATAA
- the thrH gene encoding bifunctional phosphoserine phosphatase/homoserine phosphotransferase ThrH, which translates to MFTKQCVVTLDLEGVLAPEIWIAVAEKTGIKDLRLTTRDIPDYDVLMKGRIKILERENIKLSDIQNVIANLGLLDGARDFMDTLRDEAQVIILSDTFQEFAYPIMKNLGFPTIFCHNLVVENDMIKGYHLRMSDQKTKVVKHLQELNFKVFASGDSFNDTGMLKQADKGCFFCAPDSIVAQFPQLEATKTYAELLDKFHKFQDSL; encoded by the coding sequence ATGTTTACTAAGCAATGTGTTGTCACTCTTGACCTGGAAGGCGTTCTTGCACCAGAAATCTGGATTGCCGTAGCCGAAAAGACGGGCATCAAGGACCTCCGCCTCACCACTCGCGACATTCCCGACTACGATGTGCTCATGAAAGGCCGCATCAAGATTCTCGAACGCGAAAACATCAAGCTCTCTGACATCCAGAACGTTATCGCAAACCTCGGACTCCTCGATGGTGCCCGTGACTTTATGGACACGCTCCGCGACGAAGCCCAAGTGATTATCCTCTCGGACACGTTCCAGGAATTCGCCTACCCCATCATGAAGAATCTCGGATTCCCGACAATTTTCTGCCACAATCTCGTGGTTGAAAACGACATGATCAAGGGTTATCACTTGCGCATGAGCGACCAGAAGACGAAGGTCGTAAAGCACTTGCAGGAACTCAACTTCAAGGTGTTTGCCTCGGGCGATTCCTTCAACGACACGGGCATGCTCAAGCAGGCCGACAAGGGCTGCTTCTTCTGCGCTCCGGATTCCATCGTGGCACAGTTCCCGCAGCTCGAAGCCACAAAGACCTACGCAGAACTTTTGGACAAATTCCACAAGTTCCAAGATTCTTTATAA
- a CDS encoding NADH-quinone oxidoreductase subunit D produces MSHQLPPGFRLERKSNTEEFFINMGPQHPSTHGALRLTLRMDGETIVEVVPHFGYIHRGMEKQAESMSYLQYIAMSDRQDYLTAIQNNLGVVIALEKGMNVGVPLRGEYIRVMLQELGRIASHLVFYGCFGGDLGGQTCLLFGFKEREMIHDMLEEVTGSRLTTNFFRPGGSRYDVPDTFIPRVKAFLDHMEDTMKDYERFLSKNIIVLERSIGIGVLSKEDAIAYGCSGPVLRASGVNFDVRRANPYSIYDQLDFDVPVFHNGDCYDRYQIRIAEIHQSLKILRQCVEKFPTEGPWRSKEKPVRLPVGRYYSEIETAKGLYATYVVAATTGEKPYRIHTRGPSFPHIAAINKMAQGHKISDLVTIMATLDPVIPEIDR; encoded by the coding sequence ATGAGTCATCAGTTACCTCCGGGATTTCGCCTCGAACGCAAATCGAATACTGAAGAATTTTTTATCAACATGGGTCCGCAGCACCCGAGTACACATGGTGCTTTGCGACTCACACTCCGCATGGACGGTGAGACCATTGTAGAAGTTGTCCCGCACTTTGGCTATATCCACCGCGGTATGGAAAAGCAAGCGGAATCGATGAGCTACTTGCAGTACATCGCGATGTCGGACCGTCAGGACTATTTGACCGCCATCCAGAACAACTTGGGCGTTGTCATCGCTCTTGAAAAGGGCATGAACGTGGGCGTTCCGCTCCGTGGCGAATACATCCGCGTGATGCTCCAGGAACTGGGCCGCATTGCCTCGCACTTGGTGTTCTACGGTTGCTTTGGCGGTGACCTTGGCGGACAGACTTGCCTCTTGTTCGGTTTCAAGGAACGTGAAATGATTCACGACATGCTTGAAGAAGTAACAGGTTCTCGCCTTACGACGAACTTCTTTAGACCGGGCGGAAGCCGCTATGACGTGCCGGATACGTTTATCCCGCGCGTAAAAGCATTCCTCGACCATATGGAAGATACGATGAAGGACTACGAAAGATTCCTTTCGAAAAACATCATCGTGTTGGAACGTAGCATCGGCATTGGCGTTTTGAGCAAAGAAGACGCGATCGCTTACGGTTGCTCGGGTCCTGTGCTCCGCGCTAGCGGCGTGAACTTTGACGTGCGCCGTGCAAACCCGTATAGCATTTACGACCAGCTCGACTTTGACGTGCCCGTATTCCATAACGGCGACTGCTACGACCGCTACCAGATCCGCATTGCTGAAATTCATCAATCGCTCAAGATTCTGCGCCAGTGCGTCGAAAAGTTCCCGACCGAAGGTCCGTGGCGTTCCAAGGAAAAGCCAGTGCGACTCCCCGTGGGCCGCTACTACAGCGAAATTGAAACAGCCAAGGGTCTTTACGCCACATACGTTGTCGCCGCAACGACCGGCGAAAAGCCGTACCGCATCCACACACGCGGCCCAAGCTTCCCGCATATTGCAGCAATCAACAAGATGGCTCAAGGTCACAAGATTTCGGACCTCGTGACCATCATGGCAACCCTTGACCCCGTGATTCCGGAAATTGACAGGTAG
- a CDS encoding DJ-1 family glyoxalase III: MQILVLLADGFEETEFVVPVDLWRRAGFKVTIASVSGADLVNGLHGLKIQADVALKKLEPTDFDAVFLPGGGVGVQNLKASAAVENAICSLNDDNKWILAICAAPTVLSKARILVDRKATCYPGCETDLVCREFSTDRVVVDGHIVTSRGPGTAEEFALKCIAEIGSPELSEQIQRQIVAR; this comes from the coding sequence ATGCAAATTCTCGTACTCTTGGCTGATGGTTTTGAAGAAACGGAATTCGTGGTTCCTGTGGATTTATGGCGTCGTGCTGGTTTTAAGGTGACTATTGCGTCTGTTTCGGGGGCTGATTTAGTCAATGGCCTTCATGGGCTTAAAATTCAGGCCGATGTCGCATTGAAAAAGCTTGAACCCACTGATTTTGATGCCGTCTTCTTGCCAGGTGGCGGTGTCGGCGTGCAGAACCTCAAGGCAAGTGCTGCTGTTGAAAATGCAATTTGCAGCCTCAATGATGATAATAAATGGATTTTGGCTATTTGTGCCGCTCCGACGGTACTCAGCAAGGCGAGAATTCTTGTCGACAGAAAGGCTACGTGTTACCCAGGCTGTGAAACAGACCTTGTTTGTCGCGAATTCTCTACGGATCGCGTTGTTGTCGATGGTCATATCGTTACAAGCCGTGGCCCGGGTACGGCCGAAGAATTTGCATTAAAGTGCATTGCCGAAATAGGTAGTCCTGAACTTTCTGAGCAAATTCAAAGACAAATTGTCGCTCGCTAA